One part of the Pandoraea faecigallinarum genome encodes these proteins:
- the fabG gene encoding 3-oxoacyl-ACP reductase FabG: protein MSKQLDNLVALVTGASRGIGRAIALELARQGATVVGTATSETGAQGIDAYFAEAGVAGKGIVLNVTDADGVAAALDDILKQHGKLDILVNNAGITRDNLAMRMKDDEWDDVIDTNLKAIFRLSRAVIKPMMKARSGRIINVTSVVGSAGNPGQANYAAAKAGVAGMSRSLAAEIGSRNITVNCVAPGFIDTDMTKALGEAQHEALKARIPLGRLGAPEDIANAVAFLASPQAGYITGTTLHVNGGMFMN from the coding sequence ATGAGCAAGCAACTCGACAACCTCGTGGCCCTGGTGACGGGCGCTTCGCGCGGCATTGGTCGCGCCATCGCCCTCGAACTCGCGCGCCAGGGGGCGACCGTCGTCGGTACCGCGACCAGCGAGACCGGTGCGCAGGGCATCGACGCCTACTTCGCCGAAGCTGGCGTCGCGGGCAAGGGCATTGTCCTGAATGTGACCGACGCGGACGGTGTGGCCGCTGCGCTAGACGACATTCTCAAGCAGCACGGCAAACTGGACATCCTCGTCAATAATGCCGGCATCACGCGCGATAATCTCGCGATGCGGATGAAGGACGACGAATGGGACGACGTGATCGACACCAACCTCAAGGCGATCTTCCGTCTCTCGCGTGCGGTCATCAAGCCCATGATGAAGGCCCGTAGCGGTCGCATCATCAACGTGACTTCGGTTGTCGGCTCGGCCGGCAATCCCGGTCAGGCCAACTATGCGGCAGCCAAGGCGGGCGTGGCCGGGATGTCGCGCTCGCTGGCCGCCGAGATCGGCAGCCGGAACATCACGGTCAACTGTGTTGCCCCGGGCTTTATCGATACCGATATGACCAAAGCGCTGGGCGAGGCGCAGCATGAAGCGCTCAAGGCGCGGATTCCGCTGGGCCGCTTGGGCGCGCCGGAAGACATTGCCAATGCGGTGGCGTTCCTCGCGTCCCCGCAGGCGGGTTACATTACCGGCACCACGCTTCACGTGAACGGCGGCATGTTCATGAATTGA
- the lepB gene encoding signal peptidase I yields MNFALILLILVLVTGVAWVADKLVFQPARRRAAQNAVAQFDQQQLALQGSGVQGSGPQESNALASARAKLRDEKLRQPWWLEYSASFFPVILAVFVLRSFVVEPFKIPSGSMIPTLLVGDFILVNKFDYGIRLPVINRKIVDVGEPKRGDVVVFRYPKDESMDYIKRVIGVPGDVVAYQNKKLTINGQPVPETALPDYFDDEHIAYFKQFEETVGGVKNRILNDPNVPPYIMGADDFPNKQNCQYNSQGVICKVPPGNYFMMGDNRDNSADSRYWGFVPEQNIVGRAFFIWMNFSNLKRLGSFQ; encoded by the coding sequence ATGAATTTCGCCCTGATTCTTTTGATCCTGGTGCTGGTGACCGGGGTGGCCTGGGTGGCCGACAAGTTGGTGTTTCAACCGGCGCGCCGCCGGGCAGCACAGAACGCCGTGGCGCAATTCGATCAGCAGCAGTTGGCATTACAGGGGTCCGGTGTCCAGGGCTCGGGGCCGCAGGAAAGCAACGCGCTCGCAAGCGCACGCGCGAAGCTGCGGGACGAAAAGCTGCGTCAGCCATGGTGGCTCGAATATTCCGCGAGCTTCTTCCCGGTGATTCTGGCGGTGTTCGTGCTGCGCTCGTTCGTGGTCGAGCCGTTCAAGATTCCGTCCGGATCGATGATCCCGACGCTGCTCGTCGGCGATTTCATTCTCGTGAACAAGTTCGACTACGGCATTCGTCTGCCGGTGATCAACAGGAAAATCGTCGACGTGGGCGAGCCGAAGCGCGGCGATGTCGTGGTGTTCCGTTACCCGAAAGACGAGTCGATGGATTACATCAAGCGCGTGATCGGTGTGCCGGGCGATGTGGTGGCCTACCAGAACAAGAAGCTGACCATCAACGGGCAGCCGGTGCCGGAAACGGCGTTGCCGGACTACTTCGACGACGAGCACATTGCCTACTTCAAGCAGTTCGAAGAGACGGTCGGCGGGGTGAAAAACCGTATCCTGAACGATCCGAACGTGCCGCCATACATCATGGGGGCCGACGACTTCCCGAACAAGCAGAACTGCCAGTACAACAGCCAGGGCGTGATTTGCAAGGTGCCGCCGGGCAATTATTTCATGATGGGCGACAATCGCGACAACAGTGCGGATAGCCGTTACTGGGGCTTCGTGCCGGAACAGAACATCGTTGGCCGTGCCTTCTTCATCTGGATGAACTTCTCGAATCTGAAGCGTCTGGGCAGCTTCCAGTAA
- the rpoE gene encoding RNA polymerase sigma factor RpoE, whose product MSEREIDQALVERVQKGDKAAFELLVAKYHRKIIRLVSRLVRDAAEVEDVTQEAFIKAYRALPQFRGESAFYTWLYRIAVNTAKNHLATQGRRAPTSTEANAEEAETFAEADQLRDINTPESMLMSKQIAQTVNTAMEALPDELRTAITLREIEGLSYEEIAEAMGCPIGTVRSRIFRAREAIASRLRPLLDTPDGKRW is encoded by the coding sequence GTGAGTGAACGAGAAATCGACCAGGCGCTCGTTGAGCGCGTGCAAAAAGGCGACAAAGCCGCCTTCGAGCTATTGGTCGCGAAATATCACCGCAAGATCATCCGCCTCGTATCGCGGCTCGTGCGCGACGCCGCTGAGGTCGAGGATGTGACGCAGGAGGCCTTCATCAAGGCCTACCGCGCCTTGCCGCAATTTCGCGGCGAGTCGGCGTTCTATACCTGGTTGTATCGAATTGCTGTCAACACGGCGAAAAATCACCTTGCAACGCAGGGGCGCCGTGCACCGACTTCGACTGAAGCGAACGCTGAAGAAGCGGAAACTTTTGCCGAGGCCGATCAACTAAGGGATATCAACACGCCTGAGTCGATGCTGATGAGCAAGCAGATTGCTCAAACGGTCAACACAGCGATGGAGGCTTTGCCCGATGAGCTTCGGACGGCGATTACCCTGCGAGAAATCGAAGGGTTGAGCTACGAAGAGATCGCCGAAGCCATGGGGTGCCCGATCGGAACGGTCCGTTCGCGAATTTTCCGGGCGCGTGAAGCGATTGCCAGCCGGCTGAGGCCGCTGCTGGACACGCCTGACGGTAAGCGCTGGTGA
- a CDS encoding MucB/RseB C-terminal domain-containing protein: MQRLSIESLPRAPIGRTFLLFAFLLAATLQTQAWAQASAPSTDPLIEKREVSAWLNKIHRAAQTQNYIGTFVYQRGSTMRSSKISHFADKGNEYEELETLDGRQRRILRQNDDVYTLIPEQKTVFQEKRESKDSFPALLATPNRDVLDNYAPKLLPNERMAGFDCMVIELSPRDDYRFGYRLWADRNTGLLLRAQTLDAEGPLLEQAAFSQISIGVPSEKARIMHAIQATHGWHVIKPQIASTHLSDAGWSIDVDKKVPGFKAVREVLRTMRSTADGKPLEVQQVVYSDGMAGLSVFIEPATRDRKEGHGSAGATNILIKRYGDFWLTLLGEVPQATLQQFASSIEYKQPAK, from the coding sequence ATGCAGCGCCTGAGTATCGAATCCTTGCCGCGTGCGCCCATCGGGCGCACTTTCTTGCTGTTCGCTTTCCTTCTGGCGGCTACCCTGCAAACGCAGGCGTGGGCGCAGGCATCCGCGCCGTCGACCGACCCGCTGATCGAAAAGCGCGAGGTCAGCGCGTGGCTCAACAAGATCCACCGCGCGGCGCAGACGCAAAACTACATCGGTACGTTCGTCTACCAGCGCGGCTCGACCATGCGTTCGTCGAAGATCAGTCACTTCGCGGACAAGGGTAACGAGTACGAAGAGCTTGAGACGCTCGACGGACGTCAGCGTCGCATTCTTCGTCAGAACGACGATGTCTACACGCTCATACCGGAGCAGAAGACCGTCTTCCAGGAAAAGCGCGAGAGCAAGGATTCCTTCCCCGCTTTGCTCGCCACGCCCAATCGCGATGTGCTCGACAATTACGCACCGAAGCTGCTGCCCAATGAGCGCATGGCCGGTTTCGACTGCATGGTGATCGAACTCTCACCGAGGGACGATTACCGTTTCGGTTATCGCCTGTGGGCCGATCGCAACACCGGTCTGCTGCTGCGGGCGCAAACGCTCGATGCAGAAGGCCCCCTGCTCGAACAGGCGGCGTTCTCGCAAATTTCGATTGGCGTGCCGAGTGAGAAGGCGCGCATCATGCACGCGATTCAGGCGACACACGGCTGGCATGTCATCAAGCCGCAGATTGCCTCCACGCACTTGTCCGATGCGGGCTGGAGCATCGACGTCGACAAGAAGGTGCCCGGATTCAAGGCGGTGCGCGAGGTGCTTCGAACCATGCGTTCGACCGCGGACGGCAAGCCGCTGGAAGTCCAGCAGGTGGTATATTCCGACGGCATGGCCGGACTTTCGGTGTTTATCGAACCGGCCACGCGGGATCGCAAGGAAGGTCACGGCAGCGCGGGAGCGACGAACATCCTCATCAAGCGCTACGGCGACTTCTGGCTGACCTTGCTCGGCGAAGTGCCGCAGGCCACTCTGCAACAATTCGCCTCCAGTATCGAGTACAAACAGCCGGCGAAGTGA
- a CDS encoding DegQ family serine endoprotease: MKKTLLLRVILGGTIAAQLAGAPAAFAAPASAPGSGSAASNPPLVSNLPDFTQLVDRVGPAVVNIRTTERVSRSQRGLPPGMDDDMAELFRRFFGVPMPQQPGPKGGTPRRGQPQPDEEQNSGVGSGFIVSNDGYILTNAHVVDGADSIYVTLTDKREFKAKLVGADKRTDVAVVKVEAKDLPTVPVGDSNRLRVGEWVVAIGSPFGLENTVTSGIVSAKGRDTGDYLPFIQTDVAVNPGNSGGPLINMRGEVVGINSMIYSQTGGFMGISFAIPIDEVMRVVDQLKKTGKVVRGRIGVAISEVSKDVADSLGLPRAQGALVRSVEPGSPAEKAGVQPGDIIMKFEGRSVDHATDLPRMVGETKPGSSATLQVLRKGKNQDLKITIAEADADTPKASRAQSGSADTPHPNALGLVVSDLTEAQKKDLKLRGGVQVELAEGPAGRAGLQQGDIILRVGDADIANAKQFEEVVKALDPKRLVPILVRRGDATQFVPLRPRAPSGK; this comes from the coding sequence ATGAAGAAGACTCTCCTGCTTCGTGTCATCCTCGGCGGCACCATCGCCGCTCAATTGGCGGGAGCTCCCGCCGCCTTTGCCGCACCGGCCTCGGCGCCGGGCAGCGGATCTGCGGCGTCGAACCCGCCGCTCGTCAGCAACCTTCCCGATTTCACTCAGCTCGTCGATCGCGTCGGCCCGGCCGTCGTGAACATTCGCACGACCGAGCGCGTCAGCCGCAGTCAGCGCGGCTTGCCGCCCGGCATGGACGACGACATGGCCGAGTTGTTCCGCCGCTTCTTCGGCGTCCCCATGCCGCAGCAGCCGGGCCCGAAGGGCGGCACGCCGCGGCGTGGTCAGCCGCAGCCGGACGAGGAGCAGAACAGCGGCGTGGGCTCGGGTTTCATTGTCTCCAACGACGGCTATATCCTGACGAACGCCCACGTCGTCGACGGTGCCGACAGCATTTACGTCACCTTGACCGACAAGCGTGAATTCAAGGCAAAGCTGGTGGGTGCGGACAAGCGTACCGACGTCGCCGTGGTCAAGGTCGAAGCGAAGGATCTGCCGACCGTGCCAGTGGGCGATTCGAACAGGCTGCGCGTCGGCGAGTGGGTCGTGGCTATCGGTTCACCGTTTGGTCTCGAAAATACGGTAACCTCGGGCATCGTGTCGGCCAAGGGGCGCGATACGGGCGATTACCTTCCGTTTATCCAGACGGACGTGGCCGTGAACCCGGGCAATTCGGGCGGTCCGTTGATCAATATGCGCGGTGAGGTGGTGGGCATCAACTCGATGATCTACAGCCAGACCGGTGGTTTCATGGGCATTTCGTTCGCGATTCCGATCGACGAAGTGATGCGCGTGGTCGACCAGCTCAAGAAGACGGGCAAGGTCGTGCGCGGCCGCATCGGCGTGGCGATCAGCGAAGTCAGCAAGGATGTGGCCGATTCGCTGGGCCTGCCGCGAGCGCAGGGCGCGCTGGTGCGCAGTGTCGAACCGGGCAGCCCGGCCGAGAAGGCGGGCGTGCAGCCGGGCGACATCATCATGAAATTCGAGGGCCGCTCCGTCGATCACGCGACCGACCTGCCGCGCATGGTCGGCGAGACCAAGCCGGGTTCGAGTGCCACGCTGCAAGTGCTGCGCAAAGGCAAGAATCAGGATCTGAAAATCACCATCGCAGAGGCTGACGCCGACACGCCCAAGGCATCCCGGGCGCAGAGCGGCAGCGCCGATACACCGCATCCGAACGCGCTGGGTCTGGTCGTCTCCGATCTGACCGAGGCACAGAAGAAGGATCTGAAGCTGCGTGGCGGCGTGCAGGTCGAGCTTGCCGAAGGTCCGGCGGGCCGTGCGGGACTCCAGCAGGGCGACATCATCCTGCGGGTGGGCGACGCCGATATCGCCAACGCCAAGCAATTCGAGGAAGTCGTCAAGGCGCTCGATCCGAAGCGTCTGGTGCCGATCCTGGTCCGTCGCGGCGATGCAACTCAGTTCGTGCCGCTGCGCCCGCGCGCGCCGAGCGGCAAGTAA
- a CDS encoding sigma-E factor negative regulatory protein, giving the protein MGSATVQTQRGLQAERISALMDGEFDPDELAALLDEADASGRPLWDDYHLIGDALRSDELTLPRSESAFMASFAARLEAEPHLLAPAALADAQAAAAPGARAAGSRVTRINPFLRVRRVLPTAAAAAAVAALSWVVVPRLQDHPAGGTQPQVLAQAATPATAGSSLTRVALAQQPQAAVAANGASASAQNDLIVLRDARLDQYLAAHQQYAPAPIGQSVSPYMRASAQADE; this is encoded by the coding sequence ATGGGATCAGCGACGGTGCAAACGCAGCGGGGGCTGCAAGCCGAGCGGATTTCCGCGTTGATGGACGGGGAATTCGATCCGGACGAACTGGCTGCCCTGCTGGACGAGGCTGACGCCTCGGGTCGGCCTCTGTGGGACGACTACCATCTGATCGGGGACGCACTGCGTTCCGACGAACTGACGCTGCCGCGTTCGGAGTCCGCCTTCATGGCGTCGTTCGCGGCACGCCTCGAAGCCGAGCCGCATTTGCTCGCACCGGCCGCACTGGCCGATGCACAAGCGGCCGCGGCGCCGGGCGCGAGGGCCGCCGGCTCGCGCGTCACGCGAATCAATCCATTCCTGCGGGTACGCCGTGTCCTGCCGACGGCCGCTGCGGCCGCCGCAGTTGCCGCACTGTCGTGGGTCGTGGTCCCGCGTCTGCAAGACCATCCGGCAGGCGGCACGCAACCGCAGGTACTCGCTCAGGCGGCAACGCCGGCGACGGCCGGTTCGAGCCTCACGCGTGTGGCGCTCGCCCAGCAGCCGCAAGCCGCTGTGGCCGCCAACGGTGCCAGCGCCAGCGCGCAGAACGATCTGATCGTGCTGCGCGACGCACGTCTCGACCAGTATCTGGCGGCCCATCAGCAATATGCGCCGGCCCCCATCGGTCAGAGTGTTTCCCCCTACATGCGAGCCTCGGCGCAAGCGGACGAATAA
- a CDS encoding glutaredoxin family protein, producing the protein MTAPALTLYGRKWCHLCDDMLAALEAMRPAWDFSVTVIDVDSDPALEARYDEIVPVLTLGERELCRYRFDVDAVAVVFQSG; encoded by the coding sequence ATGACCGCGCCGGCGCTCACCCTTTATGGCCGCAAGTGGTGTCATCTTTGTGATGACATGCTTGCGGCGCTCGAGGCGATGCGTCCGGCGTGGGACTTTTCCGTCACGGTCATCGATGTCGACAGCGATCCCGCGCTGGAAGCCAGGTACGACGAGATCGTGCCGGTGCTTACATTGGGGGAGCGCGAGTTGTGCCGGTATCGTTTCGACGTCGATGCCGTTGCTGTCGTATTTCAATCGGGCTGA
- the lepA gene encoding translation elongation factor 4: protein MDHIRNFSIIAHIDHGKSTLADRIIQLSGGLSDREMESRVLDSMDLERERGITIKAQTAALQYKARDGKVYNLNLIDTPGHVDFSYEVSRSLSACEGALLVVDASQGVEAQTVANCYTAIELGVEVVPVLNKIDLPSAEPENAIQEIEDVIGIEATDAVRCSAKTGLGVEDVLEALIAKVPPPKGDANAPLQALIIDSWFDSYVGVVMLVRVVNGTLKPKEKIHLMATGSSHLVEQVGVFTPKSKQLASLSAGQVGFIISGIKELGAAKVGDTVTHAVTTTTKPADAPLPGFKEVKPQVFAGLYPVEANQYDALRESLEKLKLNDASLQYEPEVSQALGFGFRCGFLGLLHMEIVQERLEREFDMDLITTAPTVIYEVTERDGTVVSVENPSKMPDPGRIEEVREPIVTVNLYMPQEYVGSVVTLCQQKRGIQIDMQYHGRQVRLIYEIPMAEIVLDFFDRLKSVSRGYASMDYEFKEYRASDVVKVDMLINSDKVDALSIIVHRSESRRRGAQVASKMREIIPRQMYDVAIQAAIGANIIARENIKALRKNVLAKCYGGDITRKKKLLEKQKEGKKRMKQVGSVEIPQEAFLAILQVEDK from the coding sequence ATGGACCATATTCGCAATTTTTCGATCATCGCCCACATCGACCACGGGAAATCGACCCTGGCCGATCGCATCATCCAGCTGAGCGGCGGTTTGTCCGATCGTGAAATGGAATCGCGCGTCCTCGACTCGATGGACCTCGAGCGCGAGCGTGGCATCACCATCAAGGCACAGACGGCTGCGCTGCAATACAAGGCTCGCGACGGCAAGGTCTACAACCTCAACCTCATCGATACGCCGGGACACGTCGACTTCTCGTACGAGGTGAGCCGCTCCCTGTCCGCCTGCGAAGGCGCGCTGCTCGTGGTCGACGCCTCGCAGGGCGTGGAAGCGCAGACGGTCGCGAATTGCTACACGGCCATCGAACTGGGCGTGGAAGTCGTGCCGGTGCTCAACAAGATCGACCTGCCGTCTGCTGAACCGGAAAACGCGATTCAGGAAATCGAAGACGTCATCGGTATCGAAGCGACCGACGCTGTGCGCTGCTCGGCGAAGACCGGGCTCGGCGTGGAAGACGTGCTCGAAGCCCTGATCGCCAAGGTGCCGCCGCCCAAGGGCGATGCAAACGCACCGTTGCAGGCGCTGATCATCGACTCGTGGTTCGATAGCTACGTGGGTGTTGTCATGCTGGTGCGTGTCGTGAACGGCACGCTCAAGCCGAAGGAAAAGATTCATTTGATGGCCACGGGCTCCAGCCATCTGGTCGAGCAGGTCGGCGTGTTCACGCCGAAGTCGAAACAACTCGCGTCGCTCTCGGCAGGACAGGTCGGCTTCATCATCTCCGGCATCAAGGAACTCGGTGCCGCAAAGGTGGGTGATACCGTCACGCATGCCGTGACCACGACGACCAAGCCGGCCGACGCGCCGTTGCCAGGCTTCAAGGAAGTCAAGCCGCAGGTGTTCGCCGGTCTCTACCCGGTCGAAGCGAATCAATACGACGCGCTGCGCGAATCGCTCGAAAAGCTCAAGCTCAACGACGCCTCGCTGCAATACGAACCGGAAGTCTCGCAGGCGCTGGGGTTCGGTTTCCGTTGCGGCTTCCTGGGCCTGCTCCACATGGAGATCGTGCAGGAGCGTCTGGAGCGCGAATTCGACATGGACCTCATCACCACGGCACCGACCGTGATTTATGAGGTGACGGAGCGCGACGGCACGGTCGTGTCGGTCGAAAATCCGTCGAAGATGCCGGATCCGGGGCGTATCGAAGAAGTGCGCGAGCCGATCGTTACCGTCAATCTGTACATGCCGCAGGAGTACGTCGGTTCGGTCGTCACGCTGTGTCAGCAAAAACGCGGCATCCAGATCGACATGCAGTATCACGGTCGTCAGGTCCGTCTGATTTATGAAATCCCGATGGCCGAAATCGTGCTCGACTTCTTCGACCGTCTGAAGTCGGTGTCGCGCGGTTATGCGTCGATGGACTATGAGTTCAAGGAATATCGCGCGTCGGACGTGGTCAAGGTGGACATGCTCATCAACAGCGACAAGGTCGATGCGCTGTCGATCATCGTTCACCGTTCGGAGAGCCGCCGTCGCGGTGCGCAGGTCGCGTCGAAGATGCGGGAAATCATTCCGCGTCAGATGTACGATGTAGCGATTCAGGCGGCGATCGGTGCGAACATCATTGCCCGTGAAAACATCAAGGCTTTGCGTAAGAACGTTTTGGCCAAGTGCTATGGTGGCGACATCACACGTAAGAAGAAGCTGCTCGAGAAACAGAAGGAAGGTAAGAAGCGCATGAAGCAGGTGGGGAGCGTCGAGATTCCTCAGGAAGCGTTCCTTGCCATTTTGCAAGTCGAAGACAAATAA
- the fabF gene encoding beta-ketoacyl-ACP synthase II, producing the protein MSRRRVVITGLGLISPVGNTVAEGWENLVAGRSGIANITKFDASGHKVRFAGEVKNFETEKYLSAKEARRMDTFIHYGLAAGIQAFEDSGLQITAENAERVGVLVGSGIGGLPMIENTQTDLLNGGPRKISPFFVPGSIINMISGHLSIKYGLKGPNLAIVTACTTGLHCIGQAARMIQYGDADAVLAGGAESTVSPLGIGGFAAMTALSMRNDDPATASRPWDRDRDGFVLGEGAGVMMVEEYEHAKARGAKIYAEIKGFGMSADAYHMTAPCEDGDGALRAMTNALRDAGLNADTVNYVNAHGTSTPLGDIAETVAIKRLMGDAAKRVVVNSTKSMTGHLLGGAGGLESVFTVLAVHHQKSPPTINIINQDPACDLDYCANVARDVKIDVALKNSFGFGGTNGTLVFQRV; encoded by the coding sequence GTGAGTCGTCGTCGCGTCGTCATTACCGGTCTGGGCCTGATCTCGCCGGTCGGCAACACCGTTGCCGAAGGTTGGGAGAATCTGGTCGCGGGCCGTTCGGGCATCGCCAACATCACGAAGTTCGATGCGAGCGGCCATAAGGTTCGCTTCGCAGGCGAAGTCAAAAACTTCGAGACCGAGAAGTATCTGTCGGCCAAGGAAGCGCGCCGCATGGATACGTTCATCCATTACGGCCTCGCCGCCGGTATTCAGGCGTTCGAGGACAGCGGTCTGCAAATCACCGCGGAAAACGCTGAGCGTGTGGGCGTGCTGGTCGGCTCCGGTATCGGCGGTCTGCCGATGATCGAAAATACGCAGACCGATCTGCTCAATGGCGGTCCACGCAAGATTTCCCCGTTCTTCGTGCCCGGTTCGATCATCAACATGATCTCCGGTCATCTCTCGATCAAGTACGGCCTGAAGGGCCCGAACCTCGCTATCGTCACCGCCTGCACGACCGGTCTGCACTGTATCGGTCAGGCGGCGCGCATGATTCAGTATGGCGACGCGGATGCCGTGCTTGCCGGCGGTGCCGAATCGACGGTGTCGCCGCTGGGTATCGGCGGCTTCGCTGCGATGACCGCCCTGTCCATGCGTAACGACGACCCGGCGACGGCGAGCCGTCCGTGGGACAGGGATCGCGACGGTTTCGTGCTGGGCGAGGGCGCCGGCGTGATGATGGTCGAAGAATACGAGCACGCCAAGGCGCGCGGCGCGAAGATCTATGCGGAGATCAAAGGCTTCGGCATGAGCGCCGACGCGTATCACATGACCGCACCGTGCGAAGACGGCGACGGCGCATTGCGCGCCATGACGAACGCACTGCGCGATGCCGGCCTCAATGCCGACACCGTCAATTACGTGAACGCTCATGGCACCTCGACGCCGCTGGGCGATATCGCCGAGACGGTGGCCATCAAACGCCTCATGGGCGACGCCGCCAAGCGTGTCGTCGTGAACTCCACCAAGTCGATGACCGGCCACTTGCTGGGCGGCGCGGGCGGCCTGGAGTCGGTGTTCACCGTGCTGGCCGTCCACCATCAGAAATCGCCGCCGACGATCAATATCATCAATCAGGACCCCGCTTGCGACCTCGATTACTGCGCAAACGTGGCCCGCGACGTGAAAATCGATGTCGCGTTGAAGAACTCTTTCGGATTTGGCGGGACTAACGGCACGCTGGTCTTCCAGCGCGTCTAA
- the acpP gene encoding acyl carrier protein — protein MDTIEQRVKKIVAEQLGVAEADVKNESSFVNDLGADSLDTVELVMALEEEFEIEIPDEDAEKITTVQQAIDFAQAQSKA, from the coding sequence ATGGATACCATTGAGCAACGCGTCAAGAAGATCGTCGCGGAACAACTTGGCGTGGCAGAAGCCGACGTCAAGAACGAATCCAGCTTTGTGAACGATCTTGGCGCTGACTCGCTCGACACGGTTGAGCTGGTGATGGCACTGGAAGAAGAGTTCGAGATCGAGATCCCGGACGAAGACGCAGAAAAGATCACCACCGTGCAACAAGCTATCGATTTCGCCCAGGCTCAGTCGAAGGCCTGA
- the fabD gene encoding ACP S-malonyltransferase yields MTFAFVFPGQGSQSVGMLDAFADNAVVREVLAEASDALGQDIAKLIAAGPAEELNLTTNTQPVMLSAAYAMYRAWLADGGAMPAFVAGHSLGEYTALVAAGVIAFKDAVPLVRFRAQAMQEAVPVGQGGMAAILGLDDDTVRSVCADASAAGVVEAVNFNAPAQVVIAGAKAGVEKACELAKAAGAKRALVLPVSAPFHSSLLKPASDRLREYLENVTFNAPQVSLVNNVDVAVETDVARIKDALVRQAAAPVRWVESVKWLAAQGVTQVVECGPGKVLTGLTKRIDGNLTGLAITDPASLADVRAQLS; encoded by the coding sequence ATGACATTCGCTTTCGTTTTCCCGGGACAAGGGTCCCAATCGGTGGGCATGCTCGACGCGTTCGCAGATAACGCGGTAGTGCGGGAAGTGCTCGCCGAAGCTTCGGACGCCCTCGGGCAGGACATCGCCAAGCTGATCGCCGCAGGGCCCGCCGAAGAGCTCAACCTCACGACGAACACGCAGCCGGTCATGCTGAGTGCCGCTTACGCGATGTATCGCGCATGGTTGGCCGACGGTGGCGCGATGCCGGCGTTCGTTGCCGGCCATAGCCTCGGTGAGTACACCGCGCTGGTCGCTGCCGGCGTGATCGCATTCAAGGATGCGGTGCCGCTGGTGCGTTTTCGCGCGCAAGCCATGCAGGAAGCGGTGCCCGTCGGGCAGGGCGGCATGGCTGCGATTCTCGGTCTGGACGACGATACGGTTCGCAGTGTCTGCGCAGACGCATCGGCCGCGGGCGTCGTCGAGGCCGTCAATTTCAATGCGCCGGCTCAAGTCGTGATCGCAGGTGCCAAGGCGGGCGTGGAGAAGGCCTGTGAACTGGCCAAGGCGGCGGGCGCCAAGCGCGCGCTCGTGCTGCCGGTCTCGGCGCCGTTCCATTCGTCGCTGCTCAAGCCGGCCTCGGATCGTCTGCGCGAGTATCTGGAAAACGTGACGTTTAACGCGCCGCAGGTCTCGCTCGTCAATAACGTCGATGTGGCGGTCGAAACCGACGTGGCTCGTATCAAGGACGCCCTCGTGCGTCAGGCTGCCGCGCCGGTGCGCTGGGTGGAATCGGTGAAGTGGCTCGCCGCGCAAGGCGTGACGCAGGTGGTCGAATGCGGCCCGGGCAAGGTGCTGACCGGCCTGACCAAGCGTATCGACGGTAATCTCACGGGTTTGGCGATCACCGATCCGGCGTCGCTCGCCGATGTGCGCGCCCAACTCTCGTAA